From Triticum urartu cultivar G1812 chromosome 2, Tu2.1, whole genome shotgun sequence, a single genomic window includes:
- the LOC125537626 gene encoding arabinogalactan protein 1, which translates to MASTPPPVIGKAGNLTVFITPPATPPPVDTPTSRSAESPGSEFSTPNSTPRSVASPASPPPEHIATSPPPAKMVSPPPPVKTVSPPLPPAKLFQASPVQVPPPQFEKAESRTDGSAFGFFWDAVLRVQEAHASLDEYISNWFGLDQSKYQWALNDYYESTGKEMDSGKAAKTTELSGKMQKV; encoded by the exons ATGGCGTCCACACCGCCGCCGGTAATCGGCAAGGCGGGAAACCTCACTGTCTTCATCACGCCCCCGGCCACGCCGCCGCCAGTGGATACCCCGACCTCTCGTTCGGCCGAGTCGCCAGGATCTGAGTTTTCCACCCCCAATTCCACTCCCCGTTCGGTGGCGTCTCCTGCGTCCCCGCCGCCGGAGCATATAGCCACATCGCCTCCGCCGGCCAAGATGGTCTCGCCGCCTCCGCCGGTCAAGACGGTCTCCCCGCCACTGCCGCCAGCCAAACTGTTCCAGGCCTCGCCAGTGCAGGTACCTCCGCCGCAGTTCGAGAAGGCAGAGTCGAGGACGGATGGATCGGCGTTCGGGTTCTTCTGGGACGCGGTTTTGCGCGTGCAAGAAG CGCACGCAAGCTTGGATGAGTACATTTCGAATTGGTTCGGGCTGGATCAATCCAAGTACCAGTGGGCGCTCAACGACTATTACGAGAGCACCGGAAAG GAGATGGATTCGGGCAAGGCTGCGAAGACAACGGAGCTTAGTGGTAAGATGCAGAAAGTGTAG